The proteins below are encoded in one region of Podarcis raffonei isolate rPodRaf1 chromosome 8, rPodRaf1.pri, whole genome shotgun sequence:
- the ENO1 gene encoding alpha-enolase isoform X2 produces MSILRIHAREIFDSRGNPTVEVDLHTSKGLFRAAVPSGASTGIYEALELRDNDKTRFLGKGVSRAVKYVNEFLAPALCTQNISVVEQEKIDKLMLDMDGSENKSKFGANAILGVSLAVCKAGAAEKGVPLYRHIADLAGNQDVILPVPAFNVINGGSHAGNKLAMQEFMILPVGAESFKEAMRIGAEVYHNLKNVIKEKYGKDATNVGDEGGFAPNILENKEALELLKTAISKAGYTDKIVIGMDVAASEFYRDGKYDLDFKSPDDPSRYITPDQLADLYKGFVKNYPLVSIEDPFDQDDWAAWKKFTASAGIQVVGDDLTVTNPKRIAKAVEEKSCNCLLLKVNQIGSVTESLQACKLAQSNGWGVMVSHRSGETEDTFIADLVVGLCTGQIKTGAPCRSERLAKYNQLLRIEEELGNKSRFAGRNFRNPRVN; encoded by the exons ATGTCCATTCTCAGGATCCATGCTCGTGAAATCTTTGACTCCCGTGGGAACCCCACTGTTGAGGTAGACCTGCACACCAGCAAAG GTCTCTTCAGAGCTGCTGTTCCAAGTGGAGCTTCGACTGGGATCTATGAAGCCCTGGAACTGCGCGACAATGACAAGACTCGTTTCCTGGGGAAAG GCGTCTCCCGAGCAGTTAAATATGTTAACGAATTCCTGGCGCCGGCACTGTGTACTCAG AACATCAGTGTTGTGGAGCAGGAGAAGATCGACAAGCTGATGCTGGATATGGACGGGTCAGAGAACAAAT CCAAGTTTggtgcaaatgcaattctgggcgtCTCCCTGGCTGTCTGCAAGGCTGGTGCTGCTGAGAAGGGGGTCCCCTTGTACCGCCACATTGCTGATCTGGCTGGGAACCAGGACGTCATTCTGCCAGTCCCT GCCTTCAATGTGATCAATGGCGGTTCCCACGCTGGTAACAAGCTGGCCATGCAGGAGTTCATGATCCTCCCTGTTGGGGCCGAGAGCTTCAAGGAAGCCATGCGCATCGGCGCCGAGGTGTACCACAACCTGAAGAACGTCATTAAGGAGAAGTATGGGAAAGATGCTACCAATGTGGGCGATGAGGGAGGCTTTGCACCCAACATCTTGGAGAACAAAGAAG CTCTGGAACTGCTCAAGACTGCCATCAGCAAGGCTGGCTACACTGACAAGATTGTCATTGGGATGGACGTGGCGGCTTCCGAATTCTATCGTGATGGGAAATACGACCTGGACTTCAAGTCCCCTGATGATCCCAGCAGATACATCACTCCTGACCAGCTGGCTGACCTCTATAAGGGTTTTGTCAAGAATTACCCAT TGGTTTCCATTGAAGACCCATTTGACCAAGACGACTGGGCTGCTTGGAAGAAGTTCACCGCCAGTGCAGGCATCCAGGTTGTCGGTGATGACCTGACGGTTACCAACCCGAAGCGCATTGCCAAAGCCGTGGAAGAGAAGTCCTGCAACTGCCTGCTGCTGAAAGTGAACCAGATTGGCTCTGTCACAGAGTCACTCCAGGC CTGCAAGCTCGCCCAGTCCAATGGCTGGGGCGTGATGGTGAGCCATCGCTCTGGGGAGACTGAAGACACCTTCATTGCTGACCTGGTGGTTGGGCTGTGCACTGGACAG ATCAAGACTGGTGCTCCCTGTCGGTCTGAACGTCTAGCCAAATATAACCAGCTGCTGAG GATTGAAGAGGAGCTGGGGAACAAGTCCCGCTTTGCCGGCAGAAACTTCAGGAACCCTCGCGTCAACTAA
- the ENO1 gene encoding alpha-enolase isoform X1: MSILRIHAREIFDSRGNPTVEVDLHTSKGLFRAAVPSGASTGIYEALELRDNDKTRFLGKGVSKAVEHVNKTIAPALVNKNISVVEQEKIDKLMLDMDGSENKSKFGANAILGVSLAVCKAGAAEKGVPLYRHIADLAGNQDVILPVPAFNVINGGSHAGNKLAMQEFMILPVGAESFKEAMRIGAEVYHNLKNVIKEKYGKDATNVGDEGGFAPNILENKEALELLKTAISKAGYTDKIVIGMDVAASEFYRDGKYDLDFKSPDDPSRYITPDQLADLYKGFVKNYPLVSIEDPFDQDDWAAWKKFTASAGIQVVGDDLTVTNPKRIAKAVEEKSCNCLLLKVNQIGSVTESLQACKLAQSNGWGVMVSHRSGETEDTFIADLVVGLCTGQIKTGAPCRSERLAKYNQLLRIEEELGNKSRFAGRNFRNPRVN, encoded by the exons ATGTCCATTCTCAGGATCCATGCTCGTGAAATCTTTGACTCCCGTGGGAACCCCACTGTTGAGGTAGACCTGCACACCAGCAAAG GTCTCTTCAGAGCTGCTGTTCCAAGTGGAGCTTCGACTGGGATCTATGAAGCCCTGGAACTGCGCGACAATGACAAGACTCGTTTCCTGGGGAAAG GTGTCTCAAAAGCTGTTGAGCACGTCAATAAAACAATTGCCCCTGCACTGGTTAACAAG AACATCAGTGTTGTGGAGCAGGAGAAGATCGACAAGCTGATGCTGGATATGGACGGGTCAGAGAACAAAT CCAAGTTTggtgcaaatgcaattctgggcgtCTCCCTGGCTGTCTGCAAGGCTGGTGCTGCTGAGAAGGGGGTCCCCTTGTACCGCCACATTGCTGATCTGGCTGGGAACCAGGACGTCATTCTGCCAGTCCCT GCCTTCAATGTGATCAATGGCGGTTCCCACGCTGGTAACAAGCTGGCCATGCAGGAGTTCATGATCCTCCCTGTTGGGGCCGAGAGCTTCAAGGAAGCCATGCGCATCGGCGCCGAGGTGTACCACAACCTGAAGAACGTCATTAAGGAGAAGTATGGGAAAGATGCTACCAATGTGGGCGATGAGGGAGGCTTTGCACCCAACATCTTGGAGAACAAAGAAG CTCTGGAACTGCTCAAGACTGCCATCAGCAAGGCTGGCTACACTGACAAGATTGTCATTGGGATGGACGTGGCGGCTTCCGAATTCTATCGTGATGGGAAATACGACCTGGACTTCAAGTCCCCTGATGATCCCAGCAGATACATCACTCCTGACCAGCTGGCTGACCTCTATAAGGGTTTTGTCAAGAATTACCCAT TGGTTTCCATTGAAGACCCATTTGACCAAGACGACTGGGCTGCTTGGAAGAAGTTCACCGCCAGTGCAGGCATCCAGGTTGTCGGTGATGACCTGACGGTTACCAACCCGAAGCGCATTGCCAAAGCCGTGGAAGAGAAGTCCTGCAACTGCCTGCTGCTGAAAGTGAACCAGATTGGCTCTGTCACAGAGTCACTCCAGGC CTGCAAGCTCGCCCAGTCCAATGGCTGGGGCGTGATGGTGAGCCATCGCTCTGGGGAGACTGAAGACACCTTCATTGCTGACCTGGTGGTTGGGCTGTGCACTGGACAG ATCAAGACTGGTGCTCCCTGTCGGTCTGAACGTCTAGCCAAATATAACCAGCTGCTGAG GATTGAAGAGGAGCTGGGGAACAAGTCCCGCTTTGCCGGCAGAAACTTCAGGAACCCTCGCGTCAACTAA